From a single Raphanus sativus cultivar WK10039 chromosome 3, ASM80110v3, whole genome shotgun sequence genomic region:
- the LOC130509669 gene encoding membrane-associated kinase regulator 5-like, which yields MEALTFMKLWLTNTTGNKPRRETRISESTVRSSTSLEDSYVDLCEGDDSFFDLEFSLSDFSLQKNKTPEEREVKQTTTFSVSKSKVIPVVEPTSKPQSPTTPLNTGRKFRAFSFKKKENNRSLNVRFKLEDETSTTSFRKTTTTAKPQLKPDMMFFEDSVSSVSSSKRFFDLIKPLYNKTTKKQSINSVTTSPASSPATAREKQRKNIPSGIRRQLGKSRSASAAVGVMSPAKRLDESLQVQQDGIQSAILHCKKSFHGSESCTLPRSSSESYSQEKLSTSSSEDSYLFSRLSSESMSEKSTDSLTSIQEQREKISD from the exons aTGGAAGCTCTCACCTTTATGAAACTCTGGCTAACGAACACCACCGGCAATAAACCCCGCCGTGAAACCAGAATCTCAGAATCCACCGTCAGATCCTCCACATCGTTAGAAGATTCCTACGTCGATCTCTGCGAAGGAGATGATTCCTTCTTCGACCTCGAGTTTTCTCTCTCGGACTTCTCCTTACAGAAAAACAAAACCCctgaagagagagaagtaaAACAGACAACGACGTTCTCTGTCTCTAAAAGCAAAGTCATCCCTGTCGTCGAACCCACTTCCAAACCTCAATCTCCGACCACTCCACTTAACACCGGTCGAAAGTTTCGTGCTTTCTCCTtcaagaagaaagaaaacaacaGAAGCCTCAACGTAAGGTTCAAACTCGAAGACGAAACATCAACAACGAGCTTCAGAAAAACGACGACCACTGCGAAGCCACAGCTCAAACCCGACATGATGTTCTTCGAGgactctgtttcctctgtttcttcctcGAAGAGATTCTTTGATCTCATAAAGCCTTTATACAACAAAACAACGAAGAAACAGAGCATCAACAGTGTAACTACATCTCCGGCGTCTTCACCGGCGACGGCGAgggagaaacagaggaagaataTACCGTCGGGGATTCGAAGACAACTTGGGAAGAGCCGGTCGGCGTCTGCGGCTGTCGGAGTGATGTCTCCGGCGAAGAGACTCGACGAGTCTTTACAGGTGCAACAAGATGGGATTCAAAGTGCCATTCTCCACTGCAAGAAATCGTTTCACGGGTCAGAATCTTGTACGTTACCGCGATCTAGCAGTGAATCTTACTCACAAGAGAAACTCAGTACTTCGTCGTCTGAAG ATTCGTATTTGTTTTCAAGATTATCAAGCGAATCAATGTCGGAGAAATCAACAGATAGCTTGACTTCAATCCAAGAACAGAGAGAGAAGATTAgcgattag